In Spirochaeta thermophila DSM 6578, the following proteins share a genomic window:
- a CDS encoding extracellular solute-binding protein — MLLADYYNVQRAYPDFHEDYTAHKAGFADTPAALRGFEKLQEVYKRGFLSPHPASTTYENALLMLANGEAAHYPMLTFALANLQAVAQDKVNDIGFFGQPGDDPSDHGVTIWLPAGISIWKGSAHIGDAKRFLAFFLSQEGLDVYMKAQKPMGPFPIQGISLPDDILPATRDLLSYINAGKTAPALEFISPIKGPNLPQICVEVGLGLKSPVDGAREYDRDVEKQAKQLGLPGW, encoded by the coding sequence ATCCTACTTGCCGACTACTACAACGTACAGCGGGCCTATCCTGACTTCCACGAGGACTACACCGCCCACAAAGCCGGTTTCGCCGATACCCCTGCTGCGCTCAGGGGCTTCGAAAAGCTCCAGGAGGTCTACAAGAGAGGATTCCTGAGTCCTCATCCCGCCTCCACCACGTATGAGAATGCCCTCCTCATGCTTGCGAACGGAGAGGCAGCCCACTACCCCATGCTCACCTTTGCGTTGGCCAACCTTCAGGCCGTGGCTCAGGACAAGGTGAACGACATCGGATTCTTCGGACAACCGGGAGATGATCCTTCCGATCATGGGGTCACCATCTGGCTTCCCGCAGGTATTTCCATCTGGAAGGGCAGTGCTCACATCGGTGATGCAAAACGGTTCCTTGCTTTCTTTCTCTCACAGGAAGGACTCGATGTCTATATGAAGGCTCAGAAGCCCATGGGTCCCTTTCCCATCCAGGGGATTTCCCTTCCCGACGACATTCTCCCTGCGACGAGGGATCTCCTTTCCTATATAAATGCGGGAAAGACCGCTCCTGCACTCGAGTTCATATCTCCCATCAAGGGGCCGAACCTCCCTCAGATCTGCGTCGAGGTGGGGCTGGGACTCAAGAGCCCGGTCGATGGTGCCCGCGAGTACGATCGAGACGTGGAGAAGCAGGCGAAGCAGCTCGGGCTCCCCGGCTGGTGA
- a CDS encoding carbohydrate ABC transporter permease has translation MRKMNRRMLELLAAGILTVAFGVPFLFVILNAGKSTAEAASMAFSLPSSPQYLENLGEVFRAGRGMVLRGFYNSARLTIFTILVLTVVSAMTGFVLERRQDRVGSLIQFLVMTGLMLPPAVVPTIWVLKGLGLYRTLLSMVMIEVALGFPFAVLLYRAFMVSIPRDLDEAALIDGCGPLYLFFRIIFPLLKPVSVTITILTAITVYNDFVNPLYFLPGAENVTIQLSLYNFQTQFTTRWNLLFADVLVIAVPPFLFYLFFRRQIVEGMVAGAIKA, from the coding sequence ATGAGAAAGATGAACAGACGCATGCTCGAGCTCTTGGCGGCAGGGATCCTCACTGTTGCATTCGGGGTGCCGTTTCTCTTCGTGATTCTCAATGCGGGCAAGAGTACGGCCGAGGCGGCCTCCATGGCCTTTTCCCTCCCCTCGTCCCCACAGTACCTGGAGAACCTCGGAGAGGTCTTCAGGGCAGGACGGGGGATGGTTCTGCGGGGGTTCTACAACAGTGCGCGGCTCACGATCTTCACCATACTGGTGCTCACGGTGGTGAGCGCCATGACAGGGTTCGTCCTGGAGCGGAGACAGGACCGGGTAGGCTCTCTCATCCAGTTCCTCGTCATGACGGGCCTCATGCTCCCTCCCGCGGTAGTACCTACCATCTGGGTGCTCAAAGGTCTGGGCCTCTACCGGACCCTCCTGAGCATGGTGATGATAGAGGTGGCCCTGGGGTTCCCCTTCGCCGTGCTCCTCTACAGGGCCTTCATGGTCTCTATCCCCCGGGATCTCGACGAGGCGGCCCTCATCGATGGATGCGGTCCGCTCTACCTCTTTTTCCGTATCATCTTTCCGCTCCTCAAGCCGGTGAGCGTCACCATCACCATCCTCACGGCCATCACCGTGTACAACGATTTCGTGAATCCCCTGTACTTCCTTCCCGGAGCGGAGAATGTCACGATACAGCTGAGCCTCTACAATTTCCAGACACAGTTCACCACCAGGTGGAATCTCCTGTTCGCGGATGTCCTGGTGATCGCCGTCCCCCCGTTCCTCTTCTACCTTTTCTTCAGGAGGCAGATAGTGGAAGGTATGGTGGCCGGGGCCATAAAGGCATGA
- a CDS encoding sensor histidine kinase: MRFQTRVFVGYSLLIVILVVILTAGFYVYARGLFERNAVETSELLVSKVGSQLDAMWYWMDFVLLTLLSDASFKSAVITLHTLPRDDPSNGTFLNDAMWTIRRFLLSYAFHRTFHAVLFFNDKGDLFSSNFMAHASGLNGGGVPDEIDTLLPREIGDSPFFLLSPFHDPWAEDRPEVFGMGRTIWDTGVETAWLMVLKPLEDLEDLIRPSLSPYSSVVIVWRGMLFFSSPRRSSISPDLLAFYGKTVEREKEGFLPNPITGRRELVLSYESQIAGLRVFWILDRDALLRPLRFTSFIAAMMALSVVAISLLFNLLFTRSLTRPLRMLREWMEDTEVKTLTLPSIRRIETSHDEVVELVEAFRDLTYRLDDSIRRELQLRTSWMQTKLDLVYSQVNPHFLYNVLNVISQRAFEVGDTVIPTVCEGIATMLRYASAQDHMVFLREELEYLRHYLFIMKLRLEDAFEWRVEVEDGLLGVRVPRMILQPLVENAVKYRKRKERLVVRVEGVRRGGTSWLLRVSDNGTGMTPEKVEELRRMFALVAVHLDRGEELPSASAPGGTGLANLYTRLYVVFRDRLIWRMESNVGGGTLVEIGVKEDGGDQGDAGRR; the protein is encoded by the coding sequence ATGAGGTTCCAGACCAGGGTTTTCGTGGGGTATTCCCTGCTCATCGTGATCCTCGTGGTGATCCTCACCGCGGGGTTCTACGTCTACGCCCGGGGGCTCTTCGAACGCAACGCGGTCGAGACCTCGGAATTGCTCGTCTCCAAGGTGGGGTCTCAGCTCGACGCGATGTGGTATTGGATGGACTTCGTCCTTCTCACCCTCCTGTCGGATGCCTCTTTCAAATCCGCGGTCATCACCCTGCACACGCTCCCCAGAGACGATCCTTCGAACGGCACCTTTCTCAACGATGCCATGTGGACCATCCGTCGGTTCTTGCTCTCGTACGCCTTCCACAGGACCTTCCACGCCGTGCTCTTCTTCAACGACAAGGGGGACCTCTTTTCGAGCAACTTCATGGCCCATGCGAGCGGGCTCAATGGGGGAGGGGTGCCGGATGAGATCGACACCCTCCTTCCCCGTGAGATCGGAGATTCCCCCTTCTTCCTCCTTTCCCCTTTCCACGATCCGTGGGCAGAGGATCGTCCCGAGGTTTTCGGCATGGGTCGTACCATATGGGACACCGGAGTCGAGACTGCCTGGCTGATGGTACTGAAACCGCTCGAGGACCTTGAGGACCTGATTCGTCCCTCGCTTTCTCCTTACAGCTCGGTGGTCATCGTGTGGCGGGGAATGCTGTTCTTCTCCTCTCCCCGTCGCTCCTCGATTTCCCCCGATCTCCTCGCATTCTACGGCAAGACCGTGGAGCGGGAAAAGGAAGGCTTCCTCCCCAATCCCATCACAGGGAGGAGGGAGCTCGTCCTCTCATATGAGTCACAGATTGCCGGCTTGAGGGTCTTCTGGATCCTCGACAGGGATGCGCTTCTCAGGCCACTGCGGTTCACCTCCTTCATCGCTGCGATGATGGCCCTGAGCGTGGTCGCGATTTCACTCTTATTCAATCTCCTCTTCACCCGTTCCCTCACACGGCCGCTCCGTATGCTCAGGGAATGGATGGAGGACACCGAGGTGAAGACCCTCACGCTCCCTTCGATCCGACGCATCGAGACATCTCATGACGAGGTGGTGGAATTGGTCGAGGCCTTCAGGGATCTCACCTACCGACTCGACGACTCCATCCGGAGGGAACTCCAGCTCCGGACGTCCTGGATGCAGACCAAGCTCGATCTGGTGTACTCGCAGGTGAACCCTCACTTCCTCTATAATGTCCTCAACGTGATCTCCCAGAGGGCCTTCGAAGTGGGAGATACGGTGATTCCCACGGTGTGCGAGGGTATCGCGACCATGCTCCGGTATGCCTCCGCACAGGATCACATGGTGTTCCTGAGAGAGGAACTCGAGTACCTGCGCCACTACCTCTTCATAATGAAGCTGCGTCTCGAGGATGCCTTCGAGTGGAGGGTCGAGGTGGAGGATGGGCTCCTCGGTGTACGGGTGCCGAGGATGATCCTCCAGCCGCTCGTCGAGAACGCCGTCAAGTACAGGAAGCGGAAGGAACGGCTCGTCGTCCGCGTGGAAGGGGTGAGGAGGGGAGGGACCTCCTGGCTGTTGCGTGTATCGGACAACGGTACGGGGATGACTCCCGAGAAGGTGGAAGAGCTGCGGAGGATGTTCGCTCTGGTGGCCGTGCACCTCGACAGGGGGGAAGAGCTTCCCTCGGCCTCGGCTCCGGGGGGGACGGGGCTCGCCAATCTCTACACCAGGCTCTATGTGGTCTTCCGGGACCGACTGATATGGCGGATGGAAAGTAACGTAGGCGGGGGTACCCTCGTGGAAATAGGAGTTAAGGAGGACGGCGGTGATCAGGGTGATGCTGGTCGACGATGA
- a CDS encoding ABC transporter substrate-binding protein: MRWKTMLLFVVMGMTLFPVFASGEGEGSSSTSPGGAEPVEITMLIDNQTSLDGLKAVAAAAEEKLGIKVTFEFRPGGPEGENYLKTRLVAGDMTDLSYFNSGSLFLALNPPQYFVDLTDEAFMDPVIDAFKQTVTVNGRVYAAPAGEIVGGGWFYNKKIYERLGLKVPHTWAELMANCEKIKAAGIQPIAAS; this comes from the coding sequence ATGAGATGGAAGACGATGCTTCTGTTCGTCGTCATGGGGATGACCCTCTTTCCCGTCTTCGCCTCGGGCGAGGGGGAGGGGTCTTCCTCGACCTCGCCGGGGGGAGCCGAGCCGGTTGAGATCACCATGCTCATCGACAACCAGACGTCACTCGATGGCCTCAAGGCCGTGGCGGCTGCAGCGGAAGAAAAGCTGGGTATCAAGGTGACCTTCGAGTTCAGACCGGGCGGACCGGAGGGGGAAAACTATCTCAAGACCCGACTTGTCGCGGGTGATATGACAGATCTCTCTTACTTCAACTCCGGTTCCCTCTTCCTCGCCCTCAACCCTCCACAGTACTTCGTGGATCTCACCGATGAGGCCTTCATGGACCCGGTGATAGATGCCTTCAAGCAGACCGTGACCGTGAATGGGCGCGTCTACGCCGCGCCTGCGGGTGAGATAGTGGGAGGGGGGTGGTTCTACAACAAGAAGATCTATGAGCGCCTCGGGCTGAAGGTGCCCCATACGTGGGCCGAGCTCATGGCGAACTGCGAGAAGATAAAGGCGGCCGGCATCCAGCCCATCGCGGCTTCCTAA
- a CDS encoding response regulator, which yields MIRVMLVDDEPPARRFLKGLIEGMEGFVLVGEAEDGAEALSRIRVLDPDLVITDVKMPVMDGIDLAHTLVREHPLIPLLVVSAYDDFEYVEELLHTGVVHYLLKPVNPERMRTTLAEMAASLLELRRRRQETNVLALLLGEETDAFSLGARHLWMALGRVGAPPPRYRLSTPRSITEVDLRDPETGVSLFVFQGRDAHEHLYLSPAELPFARFSRLVRDHFEGFDRHRKTRTLILRSSLVVPGDLHRAPEDLYKALDEHLVLGRARILRYEDLSYEETDDPVPFLAGDEMLLFMQSDPGRVPLWFESAGRAFEEHEVSFGRVISWVRGLFAELSSVLPGEQPVSTDEEVLDLASSCDSYPELCRALASHVVPGDVRLEDADLAGAPAVFAELCAYLRKHFREPLSSGELARRFRMSESYLRKLFREYKGTSFKDYLTSLRIEEAKRLLSLTPHLPIKAVAASVGFKDEFYFSRVFRERTGISPTAYRGIAGKSM from the coding sequence GTGATCAGGGTGATGCTGGTCGACGATGAGCCTCCGGCGAGGAGGTTCCTCAAGGGACTCATCGAGGGGATGGAGGGGTTCGTCCTGGTGGGAGAAGCCGAGGATGGGGCGGAGGCCCTGTCCAGGATCAGGGTACTCGATCCCGATCTCGTCATCACCGATGTGAAGATGCCGGTGATGGATGGTATCGATCTGGCGCATACCCTCGTGAGGGAACATCCCCTCATTCCCTTACTCGTGGTCTCCGCCTATGACGACTTCGAGTATGTCGAGGAGCTCCTCCACACCGGGGTGGTCCACTACCTGCTCAAGCCGGTGAATCCCGAGCGCATGCGGACCACTCTCGCCGAGATGGCGGCCTCTCTCCTCGAGCTCCGACGTAGGAGACAAGAGACGAACGTCCTGGCCCTCCTTCTGGGGGAGGAGACGGATGCCTTTTCCCTGGGTGCCAGGCACCTCTGGATGGCTCTCGGAAGGGTGGGTGCTCCCCCCCCTCGGTATCGTCTTTCCACCCCCCGGAGCATCACTGAGGTGGATCTTAGGGATCCCGAGACAGGTGTGTCGCTCTTCGTATTCCAGGGACGAGATGCCCACGAGCACCTCTACCTCTCTCCTGCGGAGCTCCCCTTTGCGAGGTTTTCCCGCCTCGTGAGGGATCATTTCGAAGGGTTCGACCGTCACCGGAAAACCCGCACCCTTATCCTTCGCTCTTCGCTCGTCGTGCCGGGGGATCTCCATCGTGCACCCGAAGACCTCTACAAAGCCCTCGACGAACACCTGGTCCTCGGGCGTGCCCGCATCCTTCGGTACGAGGATCTGTCTTACGAGGAGACGGATGATCCGGTTCCTTTCCTCGCGGGAGACGAGATGCTCTTGTTCATGCAGAGCGACCCTGGACGAGTGCCTCTGTGGTTCGAGTCCGCCGGCAGGGCCTTCGAGGAGCACGAGGTCTCTTTCGGACGGGTGATCTCCTGGGTAAGGGGCCTCTTCGCCGAGCTTTCGTCTGTCCTTCCGGGTGAGCAACCGGTCTCCACGGACGAAGAGGTGCTCGACCTCGCATCGTCGTGTGATTCGTATCCCGAATTGTGTAGGGCCCTCGCTTCCCACGTGGTTCCCGGGGATGTGAGGCTCGAAGATGCCGACCTCGCAGGGGCCCCTGCAGTGTTCGCGGAACTCTGTGCATATCTCAGGAAACACTTCAGGGAACCACTCTCGTCCGGAGAGCTGGCCCGAAGGTTCAGGATGTCGGAATCGTACCTGAGGAAGCTCTTCCGTGAGTACAAGGGTACGTCGTTCAAGGACTACCTCACCTCGCTCAGAATAGAGGAGGCGAAGCGCCTGCTCTCTCTCACCCCTCACCTCCCGATCAAGGCCGTGGCCGCCTCGGTGGGATTCAAGGACGAGTTCTACTTCAGTCGGGTCTTCAGGGAGCGCACGGGCATCTCTCCCACAGCGTACCGCGGGATTGCCGGAAAGTCCATGTAG
- a CDS encoding carbohydrate ABC transporter permease, giving the protein MRTMRTRNYGYWFILPGMVIYGLFFLFPVLISFPFSFTRWTLTDWYFTGLDNFRMFFSEPSLRIGFTNTLLYAVLTSGLKTVLGFFFAAYLVGRPLGSGFLQSIIFFPSLVSTVAVGVTFSSLMHPTFGIINKALAFVGIPGPDWLGDPHLALLSVSLVDVWRGVGMATVIYIAGIRSIPRSYYEAAMIDGATSGQRLLSITLPLSRPAMNTVILLSFIGGLRTFDLVWTMTRGGPGFSSDLIASIIYKQYQSGFYGLSTAGNVILFIFIALLAVPLNRLLSKAEVTL; this is encoded by the coding sequence ATGAGAACGATGAGAACGAGAAACTACGGCTACTGGTTCATCCTCCCGGGGATGGTCATCTACGGGCTCTTCTTCCTCTTCCCCGTGCTCATTTCCTTTCCTTTCAGCTTCACCCGGTGGACCCTCACCGACTGGTATTTCACCGGATTGGACAATTTCAGGATGTTCTTCTCGGAGCCTTCTCTCAGGATAGGGTTCACCAACACCCTCCTCTATGCCGTGCTCACGAGCGGTCTCAAGACCGTACTCGGGTTCTTCTTCGCCGCCTATCTCGTGGGAAGACCCCTGGGCTCGGGCTTCCTCCAGTCGATCATCTTCTTCCCTTCTCTCGTAAGTACGGTGGCCGTGGGTGTGACCTTCAGCAGCCTCATGCATCCCACCTTTGGTATCATAAACAAGGCCTTGGCGTTCGTCGGTATCCCCGGTCCCGACTGGCTGGGGGATCCCCACCTCGCCCTCCTCTCGGTGAGTCTGGTCGACGTGTGGCGAGGGGTAGGAATGGCCACCGTGATCTACATCGCCGGGATACGCTCGATCCCACGCAGTTACTACGAGGCGGCCATGATCGATGGAGCGACCTCAGGGCAGCGCCTTCTCTCCATCACCCTTCCCCTCTCCCGGCCTGCCATGAATACCGTGATCCTGCTCTCCTTCATAGGGGGCCTCAGGACCTTCGACCTGGTCTGGACCATGACGAGAGGAGGTCCGGGATTCTCCTCGGATCTCATCGCCTCCATCATCTACAAGCAGTACCAGTCGGGGTTCTACGGCCTGTCCACCGCGGGAAACGTGATACTCTTCATCTTCATCGCGCTCCTCGCAGTACCGCTCAACAGACTACTCTCGAAGGCGGAGGTCACGCTATGA